One Tachypleus tridentatus isolate NWPU-2018 chromosome 3, ASM421037v1, whole genome shotgun sequence DNA window includes the following coding sequences:
- the LOC143247925 gene encoding solute carrier family 23 member 1-like — protein MEQDNPASELKDETKIAEKEIEITVDEPKERKLQPKEEGRFRGNILYTVDEVPRWYLCFLLGFQQCLMMFGTTVAYSYLVTPKLCIPESDPARGYITSTLFFVSGLGSLIQSTFGTRLPIIQGPLSAFLAPIFAILSLPQWKCPSEEEMLSATEEELQEIWQIRMREIQGAIIVASIFEIVIGLSGVIGIILQWLTPLVIVPTISLIGLLYTSKILIFLVVATVEKEDGRSKTASFQAFPAIRILRMLHLKKRVDNLYFYFGLSGQWGLPTVTISSVLGMFAGILASVLKSIGNYYASARIACAPPPPTGAINRGIFAEGISCTISGIWGSGCGMTSYSQNIGAIGITKVASRRVIQYGAVTMMIFAVLGKFGAFLNIIPEPIIGGIICVTFALVTGVGLSNVQFIDLHSSRNTFILGFSLFLGITIPKWFSSHPGTIDVGNDVANQLITVLLNTSVFVGGLIAFVLDNSIPGTEEERGLIKWREQGLEQNRSEGDQLTWSSPSTYDLPFGMNLIKRYKIFKYIPISPTYDQNSLFGSVRSLFKKIIPQINCNRNID, from the exons aTGGAACAGGATAATCCGGCTTCCGAATTGAAG GACGAAACAAAAATTGCAGAAAAGGAAATCGAAATAACAGTCGATGAACCTAAG gAGCGTAAATTGCAGCCCAAAGAGGAAGGAAGATTCAGGGGTAACATCTTATACACAGTGGATGAAGTTCCTCGTTGGTACCTATGTTTCCTACTTGGGTTCCAG CAATGTCTGATGATGTTCGGGACCACTGTGGCATATTCTTACTTAGTCACACCAAAGCTCTGCATCCCAGAATCTGACCCTGCTAGAGGCTacataacatcaacattattcttTGTGTCAGGTTTAGGGTCCCTAATCCAGTCAACATTCGGTACAAG acTTCCGATAATTCAGGGCCCGTTATCTGCCTTTCTGGCTCCGATATTTGCTATTTTGAGTTTACCTCAGTGGAAGTGTCCCAGTGAAGAAGAAATGTTGTCGGCTACAGAGGAAGAGCTGCAGGAAATCTGGCAAATCCGAATGAGAGAG ATACAAGGCGCTATCATTGTGGCATCAATCTTTGAAATAGTTATTGGACTTTCAGGGGTAATAGGAATAATACTTCAGTGGTTAACACCATTAGTTATCGTCCCTACCATCTCGTTGATAGGACTTCTATA TACCtcgaaaatattaatattcctggTTGTAGCTACAGTAGAGAAAGAGGATGGAAGATCGAAAACTGCCAGTTTTCAAGCTTTTCCA GCGATACGTATTTTAAGAATGTTACATTTGAAAAAAAGGgtagataatttatatttttattttggtcttTCAGGACAGTGGGGTTTACCAACAGTCACCATCAGTTCTGTTTTGGGAATGTTTGCAGGTATATTAGCATCGGTATTGAAATCAATAGGAAATTACTACGCAAGCGCGCGAATAGCTTGTGCACCTCCTCCTCCAACTGGCGCTATAAATCGTGGAATATTTGCAGAAGGAATTTCCTGTACCATCTCTGGAATTTGGGGATCTGGATGTGGAATGACTTCATACAGTCAAAACATTGGAGCAATCGGGATAACAAAA GTGGCTAGTCGACGGGTTATTCAATATGGTGCTGTCACCATGATGATTTTTGCAGTTCTGGGGAAGTTTGGAGCCTTCTTAAACATAATTCCTGAGCCAATTATTGGTGGAATCATATGTGTTACGTTTGCATTGGTAACGGGAGTTGGACTATCCAATGTCCAATTTATCGACCTTCACTCATCGAGAAATACTTTTATTCTtggattttcattatttttgggGATTACCATTCCAAAGTGGTTTAGTAGCCATCCTGGTACTATTGATGTAG GGAATGACGTAGCAAACCAACTCATTACAGTTCTTTTGAACACCAGTGTATTTGTTGGTGGACTCATTGCGTTTGTGTTAGACAATTCCATACCAG GGACTGAAGAAGAAAGAGGACTTATCAAATGGAGAGAGCAAGGCCTTGAACAGAACAGGTCTGAAGGAGATCAGTTGACATGGTCGTCACCTTCAACCTATGACCTCCCATTTGGCATGAACctaattaaaagatataaaattttcaagtacATTCCTATCAGTCCAACATACGATCAGAATAGTTTATTTGGTAGTGTAAgatcattgtttaaaaaaattatacctcAAATCAATTGTAATCGTAACATCGACTGA